AAAAAGGGGGCAAAGAAAAGCCGAGCCAGCCACGGCGAGGCAAGTGGCACGACCTAGTGCCACACATTACTGCGACTGACGTTCAGGAAGGAGCAGAGTATTACTTCATTGGGATAGCATAGCCCTGCGAGAGCAGAGCGCTCTGCAAAGTAGAGCGATATGCCGAGCGGGCGGAGGGATTGATTATTATGAAGATTGGTGTATATACAAGGGTGTCTACTGATTTACAAGTCAGACGAGGTGAGTCGTTAGATGAACAGGTTGACGAAGCTCGTTCATATTGTAAATACAAGGATATATCTATTGTTCAAGTATACCGTGAAGAAGGAAAGTCCGGGAAGAATATTGATCGTCCGGAGTTAAAGAAGCTCCTAAGGGATTGCAAGAAAGGCAAGATCGATACTGTTATTGTAAAGAAGTTGGATCGCCTTAGCCGTTCGATATTGGACTTTGAAAAACTATTACGGTTCTTTGAAGAATATAAAGTAACACTTATATCGTTAAGAGAGAGTTTTGATACATCAAGCCCGATGTCACGAGCCGCGGTAAGGATAGTATTGGTCTTTGCTCAGCTCGAAAGAGAACAGACATCAGAAAGGACACGTGACGCTATGGTCTTTAGAGCTAAAAGAGGTATATGGAATGGCGGACATCTCCCATTGGGATATAATCTAATCCCCAAGAAAGGACTTGCTGTTAATAAAGAAGAAGCGCCCATTGTTAATCTTATCTTCGAGAAATATATAGAGTTAGCTTCGTATGTTAAAGTTGCAAACTGCATAAATGATCTTGGGTATCGCACAAAAAGTTATAAGGCAAAGAAAGGTCAAGAAATAGGCGGTGTTAAGTTCATTGATACACATATAGCAAGGACAATACAAAATCCCGTTTATATTGGTAAGATATCTTATAAAGATGAGCTGTTTTTGGGTAAACACGAGGCGATCCTCTCAGAAGACATATATAATCATGCTCAGGAAATCAGAAATGAGAATAACCGTAGGAATGGAAGCATTAAGAAAGTGAATAAACACAACTTCTTATTAGAAGGTTTAATTTACTGTAGTGAATGTAATAGTCAAATGACACCAAGATACTCGCGCGGTAAGTCAAAAAGATACTTTTATTATGCATGTACAAAGGCTATTCATAGCGGGAAAGATACCTGTTCTACCAGAACTATTAGTGCACCTGCTATAGAGCAACTTGTATTAAACAGGATCCGCAGTCTTGTAAATGATGATGAGGTATTCAAAGAGGTAATGTCACATAATGATGAAGATAATCGGCGGTTTATTAAAGAGCTCAGGGAATCCGATCGGGGTATTGATGTAAAGATAGCTTCTATTGATAAAAAGGTCAGTATGGTAACAAATACCTTTAGTGAGGTAATAGCACAGGATAAAGAGCACGTAATAGCCAATGAGCTTAATAGATTAGATAAGGAGCGGAAGGATCTAATTAAAGAGCGCAATGATGCGCGCATTAAGGCAAACGATATCGAGAGTCAAACCATAAGCAGAGATGTTGCACGTAATGGTCTTAAGGCATTTACTGAGGCATACCGTCCATTATCCCCATATGATAAGAAACGTGCGATGACTGAGCTTATCCATAGTGTTGAATATGGGAAGGATAGGGTAAGCATACGTTACTACGTATTAGACGATACAGACGTTATTATAAACAAAGAAGGCGCTGCTAATCATCGAAATGGTTTCGCAACGCCTCCTACTTGGCGACCCTAGCGGGATTTGAACCCGCGTCGTCGCCGTGAAAGGGCGATGTCCTGGACCGGGCTAGACGATAGGGTCTTAAACTCATACTCCATACGGAGTTTTGCATACAGCAAATAATCAATCATATTCATTTGTGTATGCACCGGACATTACAAAATATATGAGCCGCCTAGGACTTGAACCTAGCACAGCCACATTAAAAGTGTGGTGCTCTACCTGATGAGCTAGCGGCCCAATATTTTATCTTAATCCTAAAGATCAGACCTGCAGGATTTCTTCTTCTTTTCCTGCAAGCATTTCATCTATCTGCTTAATACAATTATTTGTTTTGTCCTGAACGATCTTTTCATTCTTGAACATATCATCTTCAGTTATTTCGTGTGATTTTTCTAATGCCTTTATCTGCTCGTTCGCATGACGTCTTTCACTGCGTATCGCCACACGTGCTTCTTCAGTCATTCTCTTCGCAACTTTATCTAAATCTTTTCTTCTCTCTTCACTCAGCTCAGGTATACGTATTCGAACAAGCTTACCATCAATAATCGGATTAAAACCAATGTTTGCTTTTTTTATCGCTTTATCAACTTCAGCGGCTGCGGCAACATCCCATGGCTGTATAACGATCAATCTCGGCTCAGGCGTTGTAATACCTGCAAGCTCTTTCAAACGTGTCGGCGTACCGTAATAATCTACTTTAATATTCTCAACTAACGCACTTGACGCTTTACCCGTATGTACGGTTAAAAACTCGCTTTTTAAAAACTCAAGCGATTTATTCATCTTGCTTTCCATCTCATCTAGAACTTTTCTTACCGGCATATTAACCTCCTTGGTACCTATGCCCTGCTGCCTTATGTTAATTGGCCACTATTGTACCAATTTTTTTCCCTAACACAACAGATTTTAGATTATCTTTTTTAAACATATTAAAAACTACGATAGGTATCTCATTATCCATGCATAGTGAAAATGCTGTCGAATCCATTATCTTCAGTTTTTTCTTTATCGCG
The sequence above is a segment of the Candidatus Ancaeobacter aquaticus genome. Coding sequences within it:
- the frr gene encoding ribosome recycling factor, whose translation is MPVRKVLDEMESKMNKSLEFLKSEFLTVHTGKASSALVENIKVDYYGTPTRLKELAGITTPEPRLIVIQPWDVAAAAEVDKAIKKANIGFNPIIDGKLVRIRIPELSEERRKDLDKVAKRMTEEARVAIRSERRHANEQIKALEKSHEITEDDMFKNEKIVQDKTNNCIKQIDEMLAGKEEEILQV
- a CDS encoding recombinase family protein, whose protein sequence is MKIGVYTRVSTDLQVRRGESLDEQVDEARSYCKYKDISIVQVYREEGKSGKNIDRPELKKLLRDCKKGKIDTVIVKKLDRLSRSILDFEKLLRFFEEYKVTLISLRESFDTSSPMSRAAVRIVLVFAQLEREQTSERTRDAMVFRAKRGIWNGGHLPLGYNLIPKKGLAVNKEEAPIVNLIFEKYIELASYVKVANCINDLGYRTKSYKAKKGQEIGGVKFIDTHIARTIQNPVYIGKISYKDELFLGKHEAILSEDIYNHAQEIRNENNRRNGSIKKVNKHNFLLEGLIYCSECNSQMTPRYSRGKSKRYFYYACTKAIHSGKDTCSTRTISAPAIEQLVLNRIRSLVNDDEVFKEVMSHNDEDNRRFIKELRESDRGIDVKIASIDKKVSMVTNTFSEVIAQDKEHVIANELNRLDKERKDLIKERNDARIKANDIESQTISRDVARNGLKAFTEAYRPLSPYDKKRAMTELIHSVEYGKDRVSIRYYVLDDTDVIINKEGAANHRNGFATPPTWRP